The following are from one region of the Escherichia sp. E4742 genome:
- the yccA gene encoding FtsH protease modulator YccA: MDRIVSSSHDRTSLLSTHKVLRNTYFLLSLTLAFSAITATASTVLMLPSPGLILTLVGMYGLMFLTYKTANKPTGIISAFAFTGFLGYILGPILNTYLSAGMGDVIAMALGGTALVFFCCSAYVLTTRKDMSFLGGMLMAGIVVVLIGMVANIFLQLPALHLAISAVFILISSGAILFETSNIIHGGETNYIRATVSLYVSLYNIFVSLLSILGFASRD, from the coding sequence ATGGATCGTATTGTTAGTTCTTCACATGACCGTACATCGCTGCTTAGCACCCATAAGGTGCTGCGTAATACCTATTTTCTCCTGAGCCTGACACTGGCCTTTTCGGCGATTACCGCGACGGCCAGTACGGTTCTGATGCTGCCATCTCCGGGGCTGATTCTGACGCTGGTGGGTATGTATGGTTTGATGTTCCTGACCTATAAAACGGCGAATAAGCCGACCGGGATTATCTCCGCGTTCGCGTTTACCGGTTTTCTGGGTTATATCCTCGGGCCAATTCTGAACACCTATCTGTCAGCCGGAATGGGTGACGTAATTGCCATGGCGTTGGGCGGTACGGCATTAGTGTTCTTCTGCTGCTCTGCGTATGTGCTGACCACTCGCAAAGATATGTCGTTCCTCGGCGGTATGCTGATGGCGGGTATTGTTGTTGTCCTGATCGGGATGGTAGCGAATATCTTCCTGCAACTGCCTGCTCTGCATCTGGCGATCAGCGCGGTGTTCATTCTGATCTCCTCTGGCGCAATTCTGTTTGAAACCAGCAACATCATCCACGGCGGTGAAACGAACTACATTCGTGCCACTGTGAGCCTGTATGTGTCGCTGTATAACATCTTCGTTAGCCTGTTGAGCATTCTGGGCTTCGCCAGCCGCGATTAA
- the yccX gene encoding acylphosphatase, with translation MSKVSIIAWVYGRVQGVGFRYTTQYEAKKLGLTGYAKNLDDGSVEVVACGEEGQVEKLMQWLKSGGPRSARVERVLSEPHHPSGELTDFRIR, from the coding sequence ATGTCGAAAGTCAGCATAATTGCCTGGGTATACGGCCGGGTTCAGGGGGTAGGGTTTCGCTATACCACCCAGTACGAAGCGAAAAAACTGGGATTAACTGGTTACGCCAAAAATCTTGACGATGGCAGCGTGGAAGTCGTTGCCTGCGGTGAAGAAGGGCAGGTGGAAAAATTAATGCAGTGGTTAAAAAGCGGCGGCCCGCGTTCAGCGCGTGTGGAACGGGTGCTTAGCGAGCCGCATCATCCCTCGGGGGAATTAACCGATTTTCGTATTCGTTAA
- the tusE gene encoding sulfurtransferase TusE — protein MLIFEGKEIETDTEGYLKESSQWSEPLAVVIAENEGITLSPEHWEVVRFVRDFYLEFNTSPAIRMLVKAMANKFGEEKGNSRYLYRLFPKGPAKQATKIAGLPKPVKCI, from the coding sequence ATGCTGATCTTCGAAGGTAAAGAGATAGAAACCGATACCGAAGGCTATCTCAAAGAGAGTAGCCAGTGGAGCGAACCACTGGCGGTGGTCATTGCAGAGAACGAAGGTATTACACTGTCGCCAGAACACTGGGAGGTGGTGCGTTTTGTGCGTGACTTCTACCTGGAATTTAATACCTCTCCGGCAATTCGTATGCTGGTTAAAGCGATGGCGAATAAATTTGGTGAAGAGAAAGGCAATAGCCGCTATCTGTACCGACTGTTCCCGAAAGGCCCGGCAAAGCAAGCCACCAAAATTGCTGGCCTGCCTAAACCGGTGAAATGCATTTAA
- a CDS encoding DUF4224 domain-containing protein: protein MYELTLSPAEIRELTRYERYTKQQHQLRLHGIPFVTGPKNEPIVLRSDVPRGTTAMPKVSELVSAEPDFEALNNGKTKKKQKR, encoded by the coding sequence ATGTACGAATTAACTCTATCGCCAGCAGAGATTAGAGAGCTTACGAGATACGAACGATACACAAAACAGCAACACCAGTTAAGGTTGCACGGCATCCCATTTGTAACCGGTCCTAAAAACGAACCAATAGTTCTTCGCAGTGATGTTCCACGTGGAACGACCGCGATGCCGAAAGTATCTGAACTGGTTTCTGCTGAACCCGATTTTGAGGCGCTGAACAATGGGAAGACCAAGAAAAAACAAAAAAGATAA
- a CDS encoding tyrosine-type recombinase/integrase gives MGRPRKNKKDNALPPRVRSNGYSYVWKPEGSTRTIGLGRVRETSVAKVWQNYELEKAKLHNIMTVAKLWHMFMDSPAFTELAPRTQKDYRQHQRALLAVFGKVLADNVKIEQVRIFMDKRGLESKTQANHELASLSRVYGWGYERGYVKNNPCKGVRKFTLKARTVYITDEQYAAIYAEAIPQLRIAMEISYLCAARLGDVLELKWQDIMDKGIYIEQNKTGAKQIKEWSPRLRTAIQLARNVTSGTCEYVINTTKGGKVIAKTLNNWWNQAKRAAEQKAGVPFGCNFHDIKAKGISDYEGSSRDKQIFSGHKTENQVLIYDRKTKVTPTLDLPLVVSK, from the coding sequence ATGGGAAGACCAAGAAAAAACAAAAAAGATAATGCACTGCCACCACGTGTCAGGTCGAATGGTTACAGTTATGTATGGAAACCCGAAGGAAGCACAAGAACTATAGGGCTCGGAAGAGTGCGGGAAACCAGCGTAGCTAAAGTCTGGCAAAATTATGAACTGGAAAAAGCAAAACTCCACAACATAATGACCGTCGCTAAATTATGGCACATGTTTATGGACTCCCCTGCATTTACAGAACTGGCCCCCCGAACCCAAAAAGATTATCGGCAACATCAAAGAGCGTTGCTGGCGGTATTCGGTAAAGTGCTTGCTGATAATGTAAAAATTGAACAGGTAAGAATTTTCATGGATAAACGAGGACTAGAGAGCAAAACCCAGGCAAACCATGAACTGGCAAGTCTGAGTCGCGTATACGGATGGGGGTATGAGCGTGGGTATGTGAAAAATAATCCATGCAAAGGAGTCAGAAAATTCACGCTTAAAGCTCGTACTGTTTACATCACTGATGAACAATATGCTGCGATATATGCGGAAGCAATTCCGCAGTTACGTATTGCAATGGAGATATCCTATCTTTGTGCGGCAAGGCTCGGTGATGTGCTCGAGCTAAAATGGCAGGATATTATGGATAAAGGAATTTACATTGAGCAAAACAAGACTGGTGCTAAACAAATTAAGGAATGGTCTCCGCGATTACGTACCGCGATCCAGTTAGCCCGAAATGTAACTTCCGGCACATGCGAGTATGTGATCAATACAACCAAAGGTGGGAAAGTTATAGCCAAAACGCTGAACAACTGGTGGAATCAGGCTAAACGCGCAGCGGAGCAAAAAGCCGGTGTTCCGTTTGGGTGCAACTTCCATGACATAAAAGCCAAAGGGATTTCAGATTACGAAGGCAGCAGTCGCGACAAACAAATTTTCAGTGGGCATAAAACAGAAAATCAGGTGTTGATTTATGATCGAAAAACAAAAGTCACACCAACACTGGACTTGCCACTTGTGGTTAGTAAATAG
- a CDS encoding exonuclease encodes MSKVFICAAMPDEQAIKEEGAVAVATAIEAGDERRARAKFGWLFLEQYPAAQDCAYKIIVCEDKPGMPRPALDSWDTEYMQENRWDENSASFVLVEPESDPMNVNFDKLSLEVQNAVLVKFGTCENITVDMVISAQELLQEDMATFDGHIVEALMKMPEVNIMYPELKLFAIGWVKHKCKPGAKWPEIQTELRAWKKRREAERKETGKYTSVVDLARARVNRQHTENSAEKIPPVTAVIRREYKQTWKTLDDELAYALWPGDIDAGNIDGSIHRWAKNEVIENDREDWKRISASMRKQPDAIRYDRQTIFGLVRERPIDIHKDPVALNKYITEYLTTKGVFEDEGTNQSTTNTLPSPVPETNAVETAMPDNEKTECEVEAEPSVEREGPFYFLFTDKDGEKYGRANKLSGLDKALAAGATEITKEEYFARKNGTYSGSQQNTGASDTIAQPELVKVTADEVNQIMQAANIKQTDADKLLAVSRGEFVDGISDPNDPKWVKGIQTRDSVNQNLQETETEQNDQKAEQNSQNALQNEPETKQPEPVVQQEVEKVCTACGQTGSGNCPDCGAVMGDATYQETFDGENQDESREEAPEEMEGTEHPHKENTGGDQDHVSDNETGEATDPLVKVNGHHETTSTSRVWHHLMIDLETMGKNPDAPIISIGAIFFDPQTGDMGPEFIKTIDLETAGGIIDRDAIKWWLKQSREAQSAILVDEIPLDDALLQLREFIDENSGEFFVRVWGNGANFDNVILRRSHERQGIPCPWRYYNDRDVRTIVELGKALEFDARAAIPFEGVPHNALDDARHQAKYVSAIWQKLIPNQTDF; translated from the coding sequence CGCGCAAGAGCTAAATTTGGCTGGTTATTCCTGGAGCAATATCCGGCAGCTCAGGACTGCGCTTATAAAATTATTGTCTGTGAGGATAAGCCCGGCATGCCACGCCCTGCCCTCGATTCCTGGGATACCGAATATATGCAGGAAAATCGCTGGGATGAAAACTCAGCTTCTTTTGTCCTGGTCGAACCAGAATCCGATCCGATGAACGTCAATTTTGACAAACTGTCCCTTGAAGTACAGAACGCGGTCCTGGTTAAGTTCGGTACATGTGAAAACATCACCGTTGATATGGTGATTAGCGCACAGGAGTTACTGCAGGAAGACATGGCAACATTCGACGGGCATATCGTTGAAGCATTAATGAAAATGCCTGAAGTTAACATCATGTATCCGGAGCTTAAGCTGTTCGCCATCGGGTGGGTTAAACATAAATGTAAGCCGGGGGCAAAATGGCCTGAGATCCAGACTGAATTACGCGCCTGGAAAAAACGTCGCGAAGCCGAACGAAAAGAAACCGGGAAATATACTTCTGTTGTTGATCTCGCCCGCGCCAGAGTCAACCGACAGCACACTGAAAACTCAGCAGAAAAAATCCCCCCTGTCACTGCTGTCATTCGTCGCGAATACAAGCAGACATGGAAAACACTGGATGATGAGCTGGCCTACGCTCTGTGGCCTGGTGACATTGATGCCGGAAACATTGACGGCAGCATCCATCGCTGGGCAAAAAATGAAGTTATCGAGAACGATCGCGAAGACTGGAAGCGTATTTCCGCATCAATGCGCAAACAGCCTGATGCCATTCGCTATGACCGTCAGACTATTTTTGGCCTTGTCCGTGAGCGTCCGATCGACATTCACAAGGATCCCGTGGCACTGAACAAATACATCACTGAATACCTGACTACAAAGGGCGTGTTTGAAGATGAAGGTACAAATCAGAGCACAACTAATACTCTCCCGTCGCCAGTACCAGAAACTAATGCAGTGGAAACGGCAATGCCGGACAACGAAAAAACCGAATGCGAAGTGGAAGCAGAACCATCTGTAGAGCGTGAGGGGCCGTTCTACTTCCTATTCACCGATAAGGATGGCGAAAAATACGGTCGTGCAAACAAACTTTCAGGTCTGGATAAGGCGCTGGCTGCCGGGGCTACTGAAATCACGAAAGAAGAATATTTTGCCCGCAAAAACGGCACATACTCAGGTTCACAACAAAATACTGGTGCATCTGACACGATCGCACAACCGGAACTGGTAAAAGTTACCGCTGACGAAGTAAACCAAATTATGCAGGCAGCCAATATCAAGCAGACTGACGCCGATAAGTTGCTTGCTGTATCACGTGGTGAATTTGTTGACGGGATTAGCGACCCGAATGATCCAAAATGGGTTAAGGGGATCCAGACTCGCGATTCTGTGAACCAGAACCTGCAAGAAACAGAAACGGAACAAAACGACCAGAAAGCGGAACAAAACAGCCAAAATGCGTTACAAAACGAGCCAGAAACGAAACAGCCTGAACCAGTAGTGCAACAAGAAGTGGAAAAAGTTTGCACCGCCTGCGGGCAGACAGGCAGTGGCAACTGCCCTGATTGTGGTGCAGTGATGGGCGACGCAACATACCAGGAAACATTCGATGGAGAAAATCAGGATGAATCTCGGGAAGAAGCTCCAGAGGAAATGGAAGGCACTGAACATCCGCACAAGGAGAACACTGGCGGCGATCAGGACCACGTCAGCGATAATGAAACTGGCGAGGCGACTGATCCCTTAGTTAAGGTGAACGGTCATCATGAAACCACATCCACCAGCAGGGTGTGGCACCATCTGATGATCGACCTTGAAACGATGGGAAAAAATCCTGATGCCCCGATTATCTCAATAGGTGCAATATTTTTCGATCCGCAGACCGGAGATATGGGGCCGGAATTTATTAAGACTATTGATCTGGAAACTGCAGGCGGAATCATTGATCGGGACGCCATAAAATGGTGGCTGAAACAATCACGCGAAGCGCAATCCGCCATTCTGGTCGATGAAATCCCGTTGGATGATGCACTGCTGCAGTTGCGTGAATTTATAGACGAAAACTCCGGTGAATTTTTTGTTCGGGTCTGGGGAAATGGGGCTAACTTCGACAACGTGATTTTACGCCGTTCACATGAACGACAGGGGATCCCCTGTCCGTGGCGTTACTACAACGATCGCGATGTGCGCACAATCGTTGAGCTGGGAAAAGCCCTGGAATTTGATGCCAGAGCGGCTATTCCGTTCGAGGGTGTACCCCACAATGCACTGGATGACGCCCGCCACCAGGCGAAATACGTTTCAGCAATCTGGCAAAAACTGATCCCTAATCAGACTGATTTTTAA